Below is a window of Tachysurus fulvidraco isolate hzauxx_2018 chromosome 11, HZAU_PFXX_2.0, whole genome shotgun sequence DNA.
TCCTTACACAGTTACAACTGTCATTAGCATTAGCACGACACCGCTAACTCATTGCTAAGTTAACGGTCATTTGACcgagatattttattttatttatttatttatttattggtaaCATTTGTACCTGAACAAAGTGAGGAATATTAAAAACAATCGTACACTGAAATTAAAAGGCTCATTCAGCTGTATTCAGTCACTCACCTTGGGCATAAACACACAAGCTTTTCCGCTGAAACACTGGTTGCCAGATCCTTCGAAATGCCCATGTTATAGTAATTGATAAACTACTTTGAAAAAAGTCCCTCCTTAATGGTCCAAGTTGATAAATACTGAACTCTATTTTcctttaaagtttaaaacactggcaattaaatatttatcttacataattattatctttatattaataGATAACacgagtttattttttattattaattacaaatatCAGCAAATGGCTATTTTACAGACTAACAAATCATATGTTAGTGTTGTTAAAAGTATTACTAATCATAAGCTTTACACTGACATTTTGTAATTTAGCATTTATCCAGTGAGAATAATAGTTTTTTAAACAATAGAAcactttacattttcattttatttatttttcagttgcTGTATATTCCTGCCTATGGTAAGTAAAGGAAAAAGAAGGTTTCTTCCTTGGGATGTGATTTGATGtcattttttctgctttcaaGACTTTCCCCACTGAAAAAAAAGCCTTCCTTCAATCTAAACAGTGCTAATTCTTATAGGATTCTTCTTCTAGTATGCACTGTGAATTACGTAGTGATTGTAAAACCAGTCAATCAGCATTTTCAAATTCTTCTCAGCCTACATCATTTAAAACCAACCACGCCCATTACATACATGGAAACAGACCTGTTATACCAGTCATCAAGTCCACCCACActaggtttaaaataaaagtcttgtaTTTTGGAAAACTAGGTTGTTTCATGATCTACAGGGACCCTTGGCCTTCCTTCCCTGCCATGGCTACATTCAGCTGCACTTCAGACGACTTTTCATGCCCTGTGTGCTTGGAAATACTTTGTGACCCGGCTACGATTCCTTGTGGTCACACCTACTGCCTTCAGTGCATCCAGAAACATTGGGATAAAGCTTCTAAGGGTCAGTACTCTTGTCCTCAATGTAGACAGGTTTTCAATCCCAGGCCCTCTCTGGGAAGAAACAACATGTTGATGGAAGCAATGAAGAAACTTCAAGTAGGAGAACAGGACAAGTCCTTAGCtgtgtgttcttctctaaatcCATGTGCTGTTGTGTCAGTGAACCCTCCTCTCCAGCCAGCAGCAGAAAGGTCTGCTGAAACTACAGGACCTGATCAAAAGACCACAGTGCAGGGAGGATTATATCCTCAGCTCCCTTCCACTTCACCCAAGCTGTGTCCTTTACACAAACAAGTGCTGGAGTTCTATTGCCGTGATGATAAAGAAattgtgtgtgatgaatgtAGTCTCATAGAACATAAGGGTCATCGAGTGGTGAATCCAGACGAAGAAATGGAGGTAATTGCTAACATTCTATGTTGTTGTACATTCTATTTGTTTAtaatgtctctctttttttttaacaagaatttttttaaaccacatttTTAAAGATATCCCTTTGGAACAGTGTCAAAAATACTTGACCTagttaatttattgatttatttttgtgagCAGCAAGAGCTGTCAAAAAAGAAGGCGAAGATACTAGGAAGTAttcaagaaagagagaggatcATTCAGACACTACCACAGATTTTTCAAGCTAAGAAGGTAAGATTAATCCCTAcaacattttgtttaattttagaGTTAGACCCTGTATGGTACAACTGATCATGAAGGAAAGGTCTTTAAATATTACTCCATGTAACTGCTCTGTTAAGAAAATAGGAGGTGACATAATGACTATGGGCAATTATTGGATATGTGGTACAAACTCTTGCTtctatttcttttgtgttaGACTGCTATTCAGGGGCTGCAGACAGAAAATCTGGAGGTTTTTGGTGAAGTGATGAAGAATGTGGAGTTGATGAGCTCACAAGTAAATGAACTCCTTCAGGGCTATGAGGCCTCCTGGTACCATCGTACAGAGAACCACGGCTATAAACTACGGGAGGAGATCAACCAACTATACAAGCAAGATGTAGAGCTAAACAGACTATCTAAATCTCAGGACTCCATTCAATTCCTAAAGGTATAATCAGCCTCACCTCAGATTTCAAGGTATTTTATTAGAAAAGTACTGTTTGTAATGTAAGTATGCTTTGTAGTGCATGTCTGTACGGAATTCATTCATGGGGTttatggggcagtggtggcttagtggttaagtaTATTTGGCTACTGATCATAGggcaattgcttagttgtattcTCTCAGTCGAAAGACAGCAAAATGAGCTAAATCATTCATCAAccaaatagtattttatatatgtaactGTATTTAACATATTATCCTATTTTAAATCCTTTATTTCATTGATGCTTATCCATGGCAGACACTTGACACTACAGAATGTGTGGATGTGGTTGGAAATGCACAGCTGGAGATTGTACCCCCAGAGTCAGTAGAGTCTGGGATCAGATCAGCTCTTGGAGCTTTCAGAGCAGGACTACATGACCTTTGTAAAGGAAGCCTGGCAAATATCTTCAGAGCTGGTGAGAACCTGCCCAGTACAGAATGTTTAagaatacataatacataataaagcTTTTTAGAACAACACATTATGTAATTTATGTCCT
It encodes the following:
- the ftr86 gene encoding finTRIM family, member 86; the encoded protein is MHCELRSDCKTSQSAFSNSSQPTSFKTNHAHYIHGNRPVIPVIKSTHTRFKIKVLYFGKLGCFMIYRDPWPSFPAMATFSCTSDDFSCPVCLEILCDPATIPCGHTYCLQCIQKHWDKASKGQYSCPQCRQVFNPRPSLGRNNMLMEAMKKLQVGEQDKSLAVCSSLNPCAVVSVNPPLQPAAERSAETTGPDQKTTVQGGLYPQLPSTSPKLCPLHKQVLEFYCRDDKEIVCDECSLIEHKGHRVVNPDEEMEQELSKKKAKILGSIQERERIIQTLPQIFQAKKTAIQGLQTENLEVFGEVMKNVELMSSQVNELLQGYEASWYHRTENHGYKLREEINQLYKQDVELNRLSKSQDSIQFLKTLDTTECVDVVGNAQLEIVPPESVESGIRSALGAFRAGLHDLCKGSLANIFRAVNDAQTATAQNSQAAEKCPDPNNLQAASQNTALEMTSGSNNSDNQPKSTSLHHPAASSANSERKLTSPCTENPAPKSREEMLKFHFEPTMDRNSAYRHIRLSDGDRKATLRAENQNYPEHIERFVFWRQVICQEPLAGSPYYWEVEWTGQKVTIGVTYKDIKRSTADDSSRLGHNEFSWSLYWSGTAFSLWHAGKETLLAAPKARRIGVYLDQQAGVLAFYRVSHNQAHQICSVETEFSRALYPGFRFWSGAGSTITVCQLG